The Acomys russatus chromosome 3, mAcoRus1.1, whole genome shotgun sequence genome has a window encoding:
- the Cnih1 gene encoding protein cornichon homolog 1 isoform X2: MAFTFAAFCYMLALLLTAALIFFAIWHIIAFDELKTDYKNPIDQCNTLNPLVLPEYLIHAFFCVMFLCAAEWLTLGLNMPLLAYHIWRYMSRPVMSGPGLYDPTTIMNADILAYCQKEGWCKLAFYLLAFFYYLYGMIYVLVSS; encoded by the exons ATGGCGTTCACGTTCGCGGCCTTCTGCTACATGCTGGCGCTGCTGCTGACCGCCGCGCTCATCTTCTTCGCCATCTGGCAC ATCATAGCATTTGATGAGCTGAAGACTGACTACAAGAACCCTATAGACCAGTGCAACACCCTCAACCCT CTTGTCCTTCCAGAGTACCTCATCCATGCTTTCTTCTGTGTCATGTTTCTTTGCGCGGCAGAGTGGCTCACACTGGGGCTCAATATGCCCCTCTTGGCATACCATATTTGGAG GTACATGAGTAGACCGGTGATGAGCGGGCCCGGACTCTACGACCCGACGACCATCATGAATGCAGACATCCTAGCCTACTGTCAGAAGGAAGGATGGTGCAAACTAGCTTTCTACCTTCTAGCCTTTTTTTACTACCTATACGG cATGATCTATGTTTTGGTGAGCTCTTAG
- the Cnih1 gene encoding protein cornichon homolog 1 isoform X1 has product MAFTFAAFCYMLALLLTAALIFFAIWHIIAFDELKTDYKNPIDQCNTLNPTVEKVKKIKRVKIALQLVLPEYLIHAFFCVMFLCAAEWLTLGLNMPLLAYHIWRYMSRPVMSGPGLYDPTTIMNADILAYCQKEGWCKLAFYLLAFFYYLYGMIYVLVSS; this is encoded by the exons ATGGCGTTCACGTTCGCGGCCTTCTGCTACATGCTGGCGCTGCTGCTGACCGCCGCGCTCATCTTCTTCGCCATCTGGCAC ATCATAGCATTTGATGAGCTGAAGACTGACTACAAGAACCCTATAGACCAGTGCAACACCCTCAACCCT ACAGTTGAAAAGGTCAAAAAGATTAAAAGAGTCAAAATTGCACTACAG CTTGTCCTTCCAGAGTACCTCATCCATGCTTTCTTCTGTGTCATGTTTCTTTGCGCGGCAGAGTGGCTCACACTGGGGCTCAATATGCCCCTCTTGGCATACCATATTTGGAG GTACATGAGTAGACCGGTGATGAGCGGGCCCGGACTCTACGACCCGACGACCATCATGAATGCAGACATCCTAGCCTACTGTCAGAAGGAAGGATGGTGCAAACTAGCTTTCTACCTTCTAGCCTTTTTTTACTACCTATACGG cATGATCTATGTTTTGGTGAGCTCTTAG